The Sesamum indicum cultivar Zhongzhi No. 13 linkage group LG1, S_indicum_v1.0, whole genome shotgun sequence genome includes a window with the following:
- the LOC105172826 gene encoding calmodulin-binding receptor-like cytoplasmic kinase 2 isoform X2, translated as MRSPLFGGRGRSSGGIPTNLSHSGTSTTFSSSASASSHKSATTTSSSCKNPVKSAARSVAEALVACFTPPEQDKKSSTSAFNNDSSEASSSGSRKRRSSNLSIYGSSNDSTRTKEPGSVKFTMEEILKATRNFSPSFKIGQGGFGTVYKGQLGDGTLVAVKRAKKIVYDKHLGVEFQSEVQTLSKVEHLNLVKFYGFLEHDDERILVVEYVPNGTLREHLDCVHGNVLDFASRLDIAIDVAHAITYLHMYTDHPVIHRDIKSSNILLTENSRAKVADFGFARLAADSESGATHVSTQVKGTAGYLDPEYLKTYQLTEKSDVYSFGVLLVELVTGRRPIEPKRELKERITARWAVKKFTNGDAILVLDPRLARSPANNFALEKILELSLQCLAPHRQNRPAMKKCAEILWSIRKDYKELLSTSDVI; from the exons ATGAGAAGCCCGCTGTTCGGTGGCCGAGGGAGGAGTTCCGGCGGCATCCCCACCAATCTGTCTCACTCGGGGACTTCCACCACGTTCTCTTCCTCCGCTTCTGCCTCTTCTCACAAGTCAGCTACCACCACCTCTTCCTCCTGCAAGAACCCAGTCAAGAGCGCCGCCCGCTCCGTGGCAGAGGCGCTGGTGGCTTGTTTCACTCCCCCTGAGCAGGATAAGAAAAGCTCAACCAGCGCATTCAATAATGATTCATCTG AAGCTTCAAGTTCTGGGAGCAGGAAGAGACGTAGTTCAAATCTTAGCATCTACGGTAGCTCAAATGATTCGACTCGAACAAAAGAGCCAGGAAGTGTTAAGTTCACGATGGAAGAAATCCTCAAGGCAACCAGGAATTTTTCACCTAGTTTTAAGATTGGACAAGGGGGATTTGGAACAGTATATAAGGGTCAGCTGGGAGATGGAACTCTCGTTGCAGTTAAACGAGCAAAGAAG ATTGTGTATGATAAACATTTAGGAGTTGAGTTTCAGAGTGAGGTCCAGACTCTGTCAAAAGTGGAGCATCTGAATCTAGTAAAATTTTATGGATTTTTGGAGCATGACGATGAAAGGATTCTTGTCGTCGAGTATGTTCCAAATGGAACCCTCAGAGAGCACTTGGATT GTGTTCATGGCAATGTTCTTGATTTTGCCTCGCGGCTAGACATTGCAATTGATGTGGCTCATGCAATCACATATCTACACATGTACACAG ATCATCCCGTCATCCATAGAGACATCAAGTCTTCCAACATTCTCCTCACTGAAAACTCACGAGCTAAAGTAGCCGACTTTGGCTTTGCACGACTGGCGGCTGATAGTGAGTCAGGAGCCACACATGTTTCTACTCAAGTTAAAGGAACAGCAGGATATTTAGACCCTGAATACCTGAAAACTTATCAGCTCACGGAGAAGAGTGATGTTTACTCGTTTGGTGTTTTGCTTGTGGAGCTTGTTACGGGCAGACGCCCTATAGAGCCAAAAAGGGAACTCAAGGAGCGGATCACGGCGAGATGG GCTGTAAAGAAGTTTACAAATGGTGATGCAATTCTAGTTTTGGACCCAAGGCTGGCGAGGTCTCCTGCAAATAACTTTGCCTTGGAAAAGATTCTTGAGTTATCATTGCAGTGTTTGGCTCCCCACCGGCAAAACAGACCGGCCATGAAGAAATGTGCAGAGATCCTTTGGAGCATCAGGAAGGATTACAAGGAATTATTGTCAACTTCAGATGTAATTTGA
- the LOC105172826 gene encoding calmodulin-binding receptor-like cytoplasmic kinase 2 isoform X3, with protein MRSPLFGGRGRSSGGIPTNLSHSGTSTTFSSSASASSHKSATTTSSSCKNPVKSAARSVAEALVACFTPPEQDKKSSTSAFNNDSSASSSGSRKRRSSNLSIYGSSNDSTRTKEPGSVKFTMEEILKATRNFSPSFKIGQGGFGTVYKGQLGDGTLVAVKRAKKIVYDKHLGVEFQSEVQTLSKVEHLNLVKFYGFLEHDDERILVVEYVPNGTLREHLDCVHGNVLDFASRLDIAIDVAHAITYLHMYTDHPVIHRDIKSSNILLTENSRAKVADFGFARLAADSESGATHVSTQVKGTAGYLDPEYLKTYQLTEKSDVYSFGVLLVELVTGRRPIEPKRELKERITARWAVKKFTNGDAILVLDPRLARSPANNFALEKILELSLQCLAPHRQNRPAMKKCAEILWSIRKDYKELLSTSDVI; from the exons ATGAGAAGCCCGCTGTTCGGTGGCCGAGGGAGGAGTTCCGGCGGCATCCCCACCAATCTGTCTCACTCGGGGACTTCCACCACGTTCTCTTCCTCCGCTTCTGCCTCTTCTCACAAGTCAGCTACCACCACCTCTTCCTCCTGCAAGAACCCAGTCAAGAGCGCCGCCCGCTCCGTGGCAGAGGCGCTGGTGGCTTGTTTCACTCCCCCTGAGCAGGATAAGAAAAGCTCAACCAGCGCATTCAATAATGATTCATCTG CTTCAAGTTCTGGGAGCAGGAAGAGACGTAGTTCAAATCTTAGCATCTACGGTAGCTCAAATGATTCGACTCGAACAAAAGAGCCAGGAAGTGTTAAGTTCACGATGGAAGAAATCCTCAAGGCAACCAGGAATTTTTCACCTAGTTTTAAGATTGGACAAGGGGGATTTGGAACAGTATATAAGGGTCAGCTGGGAGATGGAACTCTCGTTGCAGTTAAACGAGCAAAGAAG ATTGTGTATGATAAACATTTAGGAGTTGAGTTTCAGAGTGAGGTCCAGACTCTGTCAAAAGTGGAGCATCTGAATCTAGTAAAATTTTATGGATTTTTGGAGCATGACGATGAAAGGATTCTTGTCGTCGAGTATGTTCCAAATGGAACCCTCAGAGAGCACTTGGATT GTGTTCATGGCAATGTTCTTGATTTTGCCTCGCGGCTAGACATTGCAATTGATGTGGCTCATGCAATCACATATCTACACATGTACACAG ATCATCCCGTCATCCATAGAGACATCAAGTCTTCCAACATTCTCCTCACTGAAAACTCACGAGCTAAAGTAGCCGACTTTGGCTTTGCACGACTGGCGGCTGATAGTGAGTCAGGAGCCACACATGTTTCTACTCAAGTTAAAGGAACAGCAGGATATTTAGACCCTGAATACCTGAAAACTTATCAGCTCACGGAGAAGAGTGATGTTTACTCGTTTGGTGTTTTGCTTGTGGAGCTTGTTACGGGCAGACGCCCTATAGAGCCAAAAAGGGAACTCAAGGAGCGGATCACGGCGAGATGG GCTGTAAAGAAGTTTACAAATGGTGATGCAATTCTAGTTTTGGACCCAAGGCTGGCGAGGTCTCCTGCAAATAACTTTGCCTTGGAAAAGATTCTTGAGTTATCATTGCAGTGTTTGGCTCCCCACCGGCAAAACAGACCGGCCATGAAGAAATGTGCAGAGATCCTTTGGAGCATCAGGAAGGATTACAAGGAATTATTGTCAACTTCAGATGTAATTTGA
- the LOC105172816 gene encoding G-type lectin S-receptor-like serine/threonine-protein kinase SD2-2 produces MAMELTLIFAVISIFSSYFLPPVASEPLIKPISPCTNSTHFSKKVQDLAESSGKALKGSVKLESLQQSQVVLRGNTTITSANKTFRLGFFAPNDEFKWYLGIWYASIPIPTYVWVANREKPIKNLLSASAEITEDGKLAVIDQDSRTLMWETSNVEKASELRLLEQGNLVLLSSDGRIVWRSFDFPTDTWLPGMNLTAEQRLTSWKSSIDPAPGRYSLRLNPPDYGEIALYYSNGGSVDMINSHTYWTTGNWSGNAFAGVPEMTIPYIYRFDFIDPFTPLATFGYTEVPLESGIKPPLTRFVLDHMGQLKQFTWSQQSEVWNTFWSQPENVCRVYALCGNLGFCNGKPFIPCECFNGFRPIDSVSWGKEDFSEGCWRQGGETCNEDDKFEEVGAVSYDRTTVVSFTGGRSECERVCLGNCSCIGLYHNPNNNLCKNLYGSLLNLRNVTSDSTIQDMLYVRVQTTAGGKKKNKKTTFLVGMICGILVILSVGTINLLYLRRRKVSRRKGDEDSVLVTNLRVFSYKDLHAATRGFSEKLGHGGFGAVFRGVLPDSSAVAVKRLERPGGGEKEFRAEVCTIGNIQHVNLVRLRGFCSENSHRLLVYDYMPNGPLSMYLRHGSQSLSWDVRFRVAVGTARGIAYLHEECRNCIIHCDIKPENILLEEDFSAKVSDFGLAKLIGRDFSRVLATMRGTWGYVAPEWISGVAITTKADVYSYGMTLLELIGGRRNVEGPPSAGGGGEGETEKWFFPPWAARQIIEGNVAAVVDERLGSTYNEVEAARVGLVAVWCIQDDESTRPTMGMVVKMLEGVVEVAVPPPPKLLQALVSGESFQGVGPESGKRVLQEDNSSFDDNVSVSIDSKDSKLSI; encoded by the coding sequence ATGGCAATGGAGTTAACCCTCATATTTGCTGTAATTTCCATCTTTTCATCATATTTCCTTCCTCCGGTTGCTTCAGAACCGCTGATAAAACCCATAAGCCCGTGTACAAATTCAACGCATTTCTCCAAGAAAGTTCAGGATTTAGCCGAGTCAAGTGGAAAGGCACTCAAGGGTAGCGTAAAGTTGGAATCTTTGCAGCAATCGCAGGTAGTTCTGAGGGGGAACACCACGATTACAAGTGCGAACAAGACTTTTAGGCTGGGATTTTTCGCCCCAAATGATGAATTCAAGTGGTATTTGGGCATTTGGTACGCTTCCATCCCCATTCCCACATATGTTTGGGTTGCGAACCGTGAGAAGCCCATCAAGAATTTGTTGTCAGCAAGCGCAGAGATCACTGAGGATGGGAAGTTAGCTGTTATAGACCAAGATTCAAGAACCCTTATGTGGGAGACAAGCAATGTTGAGAAAGCAAGTGAGTTGAGGCTTTTAGAGCAGGGAAATTTGGTGCTTTTGAGCAGTGATGGGAGAATTGTGTGGCGAAGCTTTGATTTTCCAACTGATACATGGCTTCCAGGCATGAACCTGACGGCTGAGCAAAGACTGACTTCTTGGAAGAGCTCCATTGATCCAGCTCCTGGAAGGTATTCCCTGAGGTTAAATCCTCCTGATTATGGTGAGATTGCTCTATATTACAGCAATGGTGGTAGTGTTGATATGATTAATTCGCATACATATTGGACTACTGGTAACTGGAGTGGAAATGCGTTTGCTGGGGTTCCTGAAATGACCATTCCTTACATATATAGGTTTGATTTCATAGATCCGTTTACACCATTGGCAACTTTTGGGTACACAGAGGTCCCATTAGAAAGTGGTATAAAGCCTCCCTTGACGAGGTTTGTCCTGGACCACATGGGCCAGCTGAAGCAATTCACATGGTCCCAACAAAGTGAAGTGTGGAACACATTTTGGTCGCAGCCTGAAAATGTATGTAGAGTATATGCATTATGTGGAAATTTGGGGTTCTGCAATGGTAAACCGTTCATTCCATGTGAGTGCTTCAATGGTTTTAGGCCTATTGACAGTGTTTCTTGGGGTAAGGAAGATTTTTCTGAGGGTTGTTGGCGTCAGGGTGGTGAGACTTGTAATGAGGATGATAAATTTGAGGAAGTTGGAGCAGTGAGCTATGACAGAACTACGGTTGTATCTTTCACTGGGGGTAGGAGTGAGTGCGAACGTGTGTGTCTGGGAAATTGTTCTTGCATTGGTTTATATCACAATCCAAATAATAACTTATGCAAGAATCTATACGGTTCGCTTTTAAACCTGCGTAATGTTACTTCTGATAGCACTATCCAGGATATGTTGTATGTGAGAGTGCAAACAACTGCAGGTGGcaaaaagaagaacaagaaaacaacTTTCTTGGTCGGAATGATTTGTGGCATTCTTGTGATCCTGAGTGTGGGAACAATAAATTTGTTGTACTTAAGGAGGAGAAAGGTTAGCAGAAGAAAGGGGGACGAAGATAGCGTGTTAGTAACAAACCTAAGGGTTTTCTCTTATAAGGATCTCCATGCTGCGACCAGGGGATTCTCTGAGAAGCTTGGTCATGGAGGCTTTGGGGCTGTTTTTCGAGGGGTATTACCAGATTCTTCTGCCGTGGCTGTGAAAAGACTTGAAAGGCCTGGTGGTGGCGAAAAGGAATTTCGAGCAGAAGTGTGTACTATTGGAAATATCCAGCATGTTAACCTTGTCAGATTGAGAGGATTTTGTTCTGAAAATTCCCATCGTCTTCTGGTTTATGATTACATGCCAAATGGACCTCTTAGCATGTACTTAAGACATGGCAGTCAGAGTCTCAGTTGGGATGTCAGATTTCGTGTTGCTGTTGGAACAGCAAGAGGCATTGCTTATTTACATGAAGAGTGTCGAAACTGTATCATACATTGTGATATAAAGCCTGAGAATATCTTATTGGAAGAAGATTTCTCAGCAAAGGTCTCAGATTTTGGGTTGGCAAAGCTGATTGGCAGGGACTTTAGCAGGGTGCTTGCAACCATGAGGGGTACCTGGGGCTATGTTGCACCAGAGTGGATTTCTGGTGTTGCAATCACCACGAAAGCTGATGTATATAGCTATGGGATGACATTGTTGGAGTTAATAGGCGGTCGCCGGAATGTGGAGGGGCCACCTTCAGCTGGTGGAGGCGGAGAGGGTGAAACAGAGAAGTGGTTTTTCCCTCCCTGGGCAGCACGCCAAATAATTGAGGGAAATGTTGCAGCAGTGGTTGATGAGAGGCTTGGTAGCACGTATAATGAGGTGGAGGCAGCACGTGTTGGATTAGTTGCAGTTTGGTGTATTCAGGATGATGAATCTACAAGACCTACAATGGGAATGGTGGTGAAAATGTTGGAAGGAGTAGTTGAGGTGGCCGTTCCACCACCTCCGAAGCTGCTTCAAGCGCTAGTTTCTGGTGAGTCCTTTCAGGGAGTCGGGCCTGAATCCGGGAAAAGGGTACTACAGGAGGATAACAGCAGTTTTGATGATAACGTCTCGGTCTCCATAGATTCCAAGGattcaaaattgtcaatatag
- the LOC105172806 gene encoding AT-rich interactive domain-containing protein 1, with the protein MAGWLKRENESSVEESLGAPQKTEVCSDSENENNSDKKLKSLFDEFLVVFLKEVSGISCFRPLPPLIGEGEEVDLFKLHVVVRKRGGYRGVSENGLWSLVAKDCGFELRTGAALKLVYVKYLDTLDRWLRKAVKDQQRAETGAQETYLGFSGLLMELESDLKVFMPDKIKKGEKFVEYKKSALGSGGEDFVELNMDVKSVDKKSSRENREGNVNADEKQCVEKGGCVIDPATEDDPVSRKRKRECYMSMLNWIREVARDPCDPAIGLLPERHKWKYYGSELQWKQILMVREEMLLKRNVDTSPQQSVWQKKQKMHPSLYDNYQCSSERLRCSQRLLSAKDPSRKARERLNLESSSSDCESDDDSADKPSDPTANSAGFWGKHRQKRIPIGTPFQADLPEFCAADYESDSKWLGTKIWPLDKGAQKKSLIERDRIGKGRQEICGCQFPGSPECVRFHVREKRRKVKLELDSAFYRWKFDGMGEDVALSWTKEDEKKFQEIVESNRLSLEKYFWDELFKFFPNKGREVLVSYYFNVFLLRRRGQQNRSSTSKIDSDDEESEFGPIANKFGQIAAKSPGSIFCSPKKSHSNSR; encoded by the exons ATGGCAGGATGGttgaagagagagaatgagTCTAGCGTAGAAGAAAGCTTGGGTGCTCCTCAGAAAACCGAGGTTTGTTCCGATTCTGAAAACGAAAACAATAGCGATAAGAAGCTTAAGTCCTTGTTCGATGAGTTTCTCGTGGTTTTCTTGAAAGAAGTTTCCGGCATTTCTTGTTTTAGGCCACTGCCACCGCTGATTGGTGAAGGGGAGGAAGTTGATTTGTTTAAGCTTCACGTTGTTGTAAGAAAGAGAGGTGGATATCGTGGTGTATCAGAGAACGGGTTGTGGAGTTTAGTGGCAAAAGATTGTGGATTCGAATTGAGAACTGGGGCGGCTCTGAAGTTGGTTTATGTTAAGTATTTGGATACATTGGACAGATGGTTGAGGAAGGCTGTTAAGGATCAACAGAGGGCCGAGACTGGTGCCCAAGAAACTTATCTTGGTTTCAGTGGGCTTTTGATGGAGTTGGAGTCGGATTTGAAGGTGTTTATGCcggataaaatcaagaaaggtGAGAAGTTTGTGGAATACAAGAAGAGTGCATTGGGAAGTGGTGGCGAGGATTTTGTGGAATTAAATATGGATGTTAAGAGTGTTGATAAGAAGTCAAGTAGAGAAAACAGAGAAGGTAATGTAAATGCTGATGAGAAACAATGTGTCGAAAAAGGTGGCTGCGTTATTGATCCGGCAACCGAGGATGACCCTGTCAGTCGGAAAAGGAAGCGCGAATGCTATATGAGCATGCTGAATTGGATTAGAGAAGTTGCAAGAGATCCTTGTGATCCTGCTATTGGGCTGTTACCTGAAAGGCATAAGTGGAAGTATTATGGGAGTGAACTGCAGTGGAAGCAGATTCTCATGGTTCGAGAGGAAATGCTTTTGAAAAGGAATGTTGATACAAGTCCTCAACAGTCAGTTTGGCAG AAGAAGCAAAAGATGCACCCAAGCCTGTATGATAATTATCAATGCAGTTCCGAGAGGTTGAGATGCAGCCAGCGGCTCCTTTCTGCCAAGGATCCTTCTCGCAAGGCACGGGAACGACTTAATCTCGAGTCATCTTCCTCAGATTGCGAGAGTGATGATGATTCAGCTGATAAACCATCTGATCCAACAGCTAATTCTGCTGGTTTTTGGGGCAAGCATCGCCAGAAGCGAATTCCCATAGGTACACCTTTTCAAGCAGATTTGCCAGAGTTCTGTGCAGCTGATTATGAAAGTGATTCTAAATGGTTGGGTACCAAAATCTGGCCACTGGATAAAGGAGCACAGAAGAAAAGCTTGATTGAAAGGGATCGTATTGGAAAGGGAAGACAAGAAATTTGTGGCTGTCAGTTTCCCGGCTCTCCTGAATGTGTGAGATTCCATGTTCGGGAGAAGCGGAGGAAAGTAAAGCTTGAACTGGACTCTGCTTTTTACAGGTGGAAATTTGATGGCATGGGGGAGGATGTTGCACTCTCCTGGACAAAAGAAGATGAGAAGAAATTCCAGGAAATAGTGGAGTCAAACCGTTTAtcattggaaaaatatttctgGGATGaacttttcaagttttttcCTAACAAAGGCAGGGAGGTTCTGGTGAGCTACTACTTCAATGTTTTTCTCCTCCGGCGCAGAGGGCAGCAGAATAGAAGCAGCACAAGCAAGATTGACAGTGACGATGAGGAGTCTGAATTCGGACCAATCGCCAATAAGTTTGGTCAAATTGCTGCTAAATCTCCAGGCTCCATCTTTTGTTCCCCAAAGAAATCTCATTCGAATAGCAGATAG
- the LOC105172826 gene encoding calmodulin-binding receptor-like cytoplasmic kinase 2 isoform X1 codes for MRSPLFGGRGRSSGGIPTNLSHSGTSTTFSSSASASSHKSATTTSSSCKNPVKSAARSVAEALVACFTPPEQDKKSSTSAFNNDSSGESCLVHQFFVLSEASSSGSRKRRSSNLSIYGSSNDSTRTKEPGSVKFTMEEILKATRNFSPSFKIGQGGFGTVYKGQLGDGTLVAVKRAKKIVYDKHLGVEFQSEVQTLSKVEHLNLVKFYGFLEHDDERILVVEYVPNGTLREHLDCVHGNVLDFASRLDIAIDVAHAITYLHMYTDHPVIHRDIKSSNILLTENSRAKVADFGFARLAADSESGATHVSTQVKGTAGYLDPEYLKTYQLTEKSDVYSFGVLLVELVTGRRPIEPKRELKERITARWAVKKFTNGDAILVLDPRLARSPANNFALEKILELSLQCLAPHRQNRPAMKKCAEILWSIRKDYKELLSTSDVI; via the exons ATGAGAAGCCCGCTGTTCGGTGGCCGAGGGAGGAGTTCCGGCGGCATCCCCACCAATCTGTCTCACTCGGGGACTTCCACCACGTTCTCTTCCTCCGCTTCTGCCTCTTCTCACAAGTCAGCTACCACCACCTCTTCCTCCTGCAAGAACCCAGTCAAGAGCGCCGCCCGCTCCGTGGCAGAGGCGCTGGTGGCTTGTTTCACTCCCCCTGAGCAGGATAAGAAAAGCTCAACCAGCGCATTCAATAATGATTCATCTG GGGAAAGTTGTTTAGTTCATCAATTCTTTGTGTTGTCAGAAGCTTCAAGTTCTGGGAGCAGGAAGAGACGTAGTTCAAATCTTAGCATCTACGGTAGCTCAAATGATTCGACTCGAACAAAAGAGCCAGGAAGTGTTAAGTTCACGATGGAAGAAATCCTCAAGGCAACCAGGAATTTTTCACCTAGTTTTAAGATTGGACAAGGGGGATTTGGAACAGTATATAAGGGTCAGCTGGGAGATGGAACTCTCGTTGCAGTTAAACGAGCAAAGAAG ATTGTGTATGATAAACATTTAGGAGTTGAGTTTCAGAGTGAGGTCCAGACTCTGTCAAAAGTGGAGCATCTGAATCTAGTAAAATTTTATGGATTTTTGGAGCATGACGATGAAAGGATTCTTGTCGTCGAGTATGTTCCAAATGGAACCCTCAGAGAGCACTTGGATT GTGTTCATGGCAATGTTCTTGATTTTGCCTCGCGGCTAGACATTGCAATTGATGTGGCTCATGCAATCACATATCTACACATGTACACAG ATCATCCCGTCATCCATAGAGACATCAAGTCTTCCAACATTCTCCTCACTGAAAACTCACGAGCTAAAGTAGCCGACTTTGGCTTTGCACGACTGGCGGCTGATAGTGAGTCAGGAGCCACACATGTTTCTACTCAAGTTAAAGGAACAGCAGGATATTTAGACCCTGAATACCTGAAAACTTATCAGCTCACGGAGAAGAGTGATGTTTACTCGTTTGGTGTTTTGCTTGTGGAGCTTGTTACGGGCAGACGCCCTATAGAGCCAAAAAGGGAACTCAAGGAGCGGATCACGGCGAGATGG GCTGTAAAGAAGTTTACAAATGGTGATGCAATTCTAGTTTTGGACCCAAGGCTGGCGAGGTCTCCTGCAAATAACTTTGCCTTGGAAAAGATTCTTGAGTTATCATTGCAGTGTTTGGCTCCCCACCGGCAAAACAGACCGGCCATGAAGAAATGTGCAGAGATCCTTTGGAGCATCAGGAAGGATTACAAGGAATTATTGTCAACTTCAGATGTAATTTGA
- the LOC105172796 gene encoding protein DETOXIFICATION 34 (The sequence of the model RefSeq protein was modified relative to this genomic sequence to represent the inferred CDS: added 45 bases not found in genome assembly): MVVLEMEKSSSDTKSSSNNEAMLHEAPSVLLLDGDAGDYPPVQSFQDAQTLLQIESVKLWAIAAPIAFNILCNYGINSFTSIFVGHIGDVELSAVAISLSVIANLSFGFLLGMASALETLCGQAFGAGEIKMLGVYMQRSWIILTAACICLLPLYTYSTPVLKLLGIRHDIADLAGKFSVKIIPQMFSLALNFPTQKFLQAQSKVVILAWVGFVALIIHIIVLFMFIRVFKWGLAGAAAAYDISAWGIALAQMVYIVGWCQDSWTGLSWLAFREIWAFLRLSIASAIMLCLEIWYFMSIIVLTGHLDNPVLAVGSLSICMNLNGWEGMIFIGVNAAISVRVSNELGSGHPRAAKCSVFVAVFEPLIIGLLSMLAIMATKNHFAALFTSSEQMQKAVSNLAYLLAVTMVLNSVQPVISGVAVGGGWQGLVAYINLTCYYIIGLPVGFLLGYKTRLGVQGIWMGMIFGTFLQTVILLIIVWKTNWNKEVAEASERMRRWGGQSVD; the protein is encoded by the exons ATGGTTGTCCTGGAAATGGAGAAATCATCATCTGATACCAAATCCTCGTCCAACAATGAGGCAATGCTCCACGAGGCACCCTCTGTCTTGTTGTTGGACGGTGATGCAGGGGACTATCCGCCAGTGCAAAGCTTTCAGGACGCACAAACTTTGTTACAGATAGAATCAGTAAAGTTATGGGCTATTGCAGCTCCCATTGCCTTCAACATTCTATGTAATTATGGCATCAACTCCTTCACCAGCATTTTTGTTGGACACATTGGAGATGTTGAGCTCTCTGCTGTTGCCATTTCTTTATCCGTCATTGCAAACTTATCGTTCGGCTTCTTG CTTGGCATGGCTAGTGCCCTGGAGACACTCTGTGGGCAGGCATTCGGAGCTGGAGAAATAAAAATGCTTGGAGTGTACATGCAAAGATCATGGATTATCCTTACAGCAGCCTGTATCTGCCTGTTGCCCCTCTACACCTATTCCACACCAGTGCTAAAGCTACTAGGCATACGGCACGACATAGCCGATCTAGCCGGAAAATTCTCTGTAAAAATCATCCCTCAGATGTTTTCTCTAGCCTTAAACTTTCCCACACAGAAATTCCTACAAGCTCAAAGCAAAGTGGTAATTCTAGCATGGGTTGGATTTGTGGCTCTAATCATCCACATCATTGTGCTATTTATGTTCATTAGAGTGTTCAAGTGGGGATTGGCTGGTGCAGCAGCGGCCTACGACATATCTGCATGGGGGATTGCTCTGGCTCAAATGGTGTACATTGTGGGTTGGTGCCAAGATAGCTGGACAGGTTTGTCTTGGCTCGCATTCAGAGAGATTTGGGCATTCTTGAGGCTTTCTATAGCTTCAGCCATCATGCTTTGCTTGGAGATTTGGTACTTCATGAGCATAATTGTTCTCACCGGCCATCTTGACAATCCGGTCCTGGCCGTAGGATCCCTTTCTATCTG CATGAACCTGAATGGATGGGAAGGAATGATATTCATAGGTGTGAATGCAGCAATAAG CGTTCGCGTATCCAATGAGCTTGGATCGGGACACCCGAGGGCTGCCAAGTGCTCTGTTTTTG CCATAATGGCAACAAAGAATCATTTTGCGGCCCTTTTCACCAGCAGTGAGCAAATGCAGAAGGCAGTTTCCAATTTGGCCTATCTTCTTGCAGTAACCATGGTTCTCAACAGTGTTCAACCAGTTATATCAG GTGTTGCTGTTGGAGGAGGATGGCAGGGGCTGGTGGCTTATATCAATCTAACTTGTTATTACATCATAGGTCTCCCTGTTGGATTCTTGCTTGGTTACAAGACTAGACTGGGTGTTCAG GGGATATGGATGGGCATGATATTTGGGACTTTTCTGCAAACTGTAATTCTTTTGATCATTGTGTGGAAGACAAACTGGAATAAGGAG GTTGCAGAAGCATCAGAAAGAATGCGGAGATGGGGTGGACAATCTGTAGATTAG